A single window of Streptomyces xanthii DNA harbors:
- a CDS encoding NHLP family bacteriocin export ABC transporter peptidase/permease/ATPase subunit, translating to MTSTSLPPAGHGRRRARPAPPPKKSRRHKTVRTPTVLQMEAVECGAASLAMILAHHGRHVPLEELRIACGVSRDGSRASNLLKAARSYGLTAKGMQMEPAALADVRGPAILFWEFNHYVVYDGTGRRLGRRGVHINDPDKGRRFVPTEDFDTSFTGVVLVMEPGDDFRTGGRRPGVLKALPGRLRGTTGTMLAALLASLLLVLVGAAVPALSRTYIDLFLIGDQASLLGALFASMGAMVGLTAVLTWLQQANLLRGRIISSTLSSARFFGHLLRLPVTFFAQRSPADLVQRLQSNDAVAETLARDLTAAGVDGIVVLLYAALLWTYDPQLTMVGVGIALLNVVAMRIVVRLRATRTQKLRADSARLTNTSYTGLQLIETMKATGGENGYFRRWAGQHATTLEEQQRLGVPSAWLGVVAPTLATLNSALILWIGGLRAVEGHLSVGLLVAFQALVTRFTAPITRLNGVAGRIQDFAADVARLKDVENFPVDTLYARPEQVRSTRRLKGHVELENITFGYSPLDKPLLDGFSLNVGPGRQVALVGGSGSGKSTVSRLISGLYAPWEGVIRIDGTRLDDIPRGALAASVSFVDQDVFLFEGTVRDNVALWDPSISDEAVADALRDACLYDVVARRPGGIHGRVEQDGRNFSGGQRQRLEIARALVRRPSILVLDEVTSALDAETEQTVMDNIRRRGCACVVIAHRLSTVRDSDEIVVLDHGEVVERGRHEHLVAAGGPYAELVREH from the coding sequence GATGATCCTCGCCCACCACGGCCGGCACGTCCCGCTGGAGGAGCTGCGCATCGCGTGCGGCGTCTCGCGGGACGGCTCGCGCGCCAGCAACCTCCTCAAGGCGGCGCGCAGTTACGGCCTGACGGCCAAGGGCATGCAGATGGAGCCGGCGGCTCTCGCGGACGTCCGCGGGCCCGCGATCCTGTTCTGGGAGTTCAACCACTACGTCGTCTACGACGGCACCGGCCGGCGCCTCGGCCGGCGCGGCGTGCACATCAACGATCCGGACAAGGGGCGCCGGTTCGTGCCGACGGAGGACTTCGACACGTCCTTCACCGGGGTCGTCCTGGTCATGGAACCGGGCGACGACTTCCGCACCGGCGGACGCAGGCCCGGGGTGCTGAAGGCGCTGCCGGGCCGGCTGCGCGGGACGACCGGGACGATGCTCGCCGCGCTGCTCGCGAGTCTGCTCCTGGTCCTGGTGGGCGCGGCGGTGCCGGCGCTCAGCCGCACGTACATCGACCTGTTCCTGATCGGGGACCAGGCCTCGCTGCTGGGGGCGCTGTTCGCGTCGATGGGCGCGATGGTGGGGCTCACCGCGGTGCTGACCTGGCTGCAGCAGGCGAACCTGCTGCGCGGCCGGATCATCTCGTCCACGCTGAGCAGCGCCCGGTTCTTCGGGCATCTGCTGCGCCTGCCCGTCACGTTCTTCGCCCAGCGCAGCCCGGCCGACCTGGTCCAGCGGCTCCAGTCGAACGACGCGGTCGCCGAGACCCTCGCCCGCGATCTGACGGCCGCCGGGGTGGACGGCATCGTGGTGCTGCTGTATGCGGCGCTGCTGTGGACGTACGACCCCCAACTGACCATGGTCGGCGTCGGGATCGCACTCCTGAACGTGGTGGCGATGCGGATCGTCGTCCGCCTGCGGGCCACCCGTACGCAGAAGCTGCGGGCGGACTCGGCGCGGCTGACGAACACCTCGTACACCGGCCTGCAGCTGATCGAGACGATGAAGGCCACCGGCGGGGAGAACGGGTACTTCCGGCGGTGGGCGGGGCAGCACGCGACGACGCTCGAGGAGCAGCAGCGGCTCGGGGTGCCGAGTGCGTGGCTCGGGGTCGTGGCCCCGACACTCGCGACGCTGAACAGCGCGCTGATCCTGTGGATCGGCGGACTGCGGGCGGTCGAGGGGCATCTGTCGGTGGGCCTGCTCGTCGCGTTCCAGGCCCTGGTCACCCGGTTCACGGCCCCGATCACCCGGCTGAACGGGGTCGCGGGCCGGATCCAGGACTTCGCGGCGGACGTGGCGCGTCTCAAGGACGTCGAGAACTTCCCCGTCGACACGCTGTACGCGCGGCCCGAGCAGGTGCGCAGTACGCGCCGGCTGAAGGGGCACGTGGAGCTGGAGAACATCACGTTCGGCTACAGCCCGCTCGACAAGCCGCTGCTCGACGGGTTCTCGCTGAACGTGGGGCCCGGCCGGCAGGTCGCGCTCGTGGGGGGTTCGGGCAGCGGCAAGTCGACGGTGTCGCGGCTGATCTCGGGCCTGTACGCGCCGTGGGAGGGCGTCATCCGCATCGACGGGACGCGGCTCGACGACATTCCGCGCGGGGCGCTCGCCGCGTCGGTGTCCTTCGTCGACCAGGACGTCTTCCTGTTCGAGGGCACGGTGCGGGACAACGTCGCGCTGTGGGACCCGTCGATCAGCGACGAGGCGGTGGCGGACGCGCTGCGCGACGCGTGCCTGTACGACGTGGTGGCGCGGCGGCCCGGCGGGATCCACGGCCGGGTCGAGCAGGACGGCCGGAACTTCTCGGGCGGGCAGCGCCAGCGTCTCGAGATCGCGCGGGCGCTCGTGCGGCGGCCCAGCATCCTGGTGCTCGACGAGGTGACGAGCGCGCTCGACGCGGAGACCGAGCAGACGGTCATGGACAACATCCGGCGGCGCGGCTGCGCCTGCGTGGTGATCGCGCACCGGCTGAGCACGGTGCGCGACAGCGACGAGATCGTGGTGCTCGACCACGGCGAGGTCGTCGAACGCGGCCGGCACGAGCATCTGGTGGCGGCCGGCGGGCCGTACGCCGAGCTGGTCAGGGAGCACTGA
- a CDS encoding NHLP bacteriocin export ABC transporter permease/ATPase subunit, producing MTYTQDGFTSHAASDQVVAAFGGLGTPVDCAGVRSLPLEGPQVLWLVADGALDLFAVDALAQGHWHFLGRLEPGTLLLGPVEGAQHTLVGRPATGCVLRRIPLRELPYTPPAHDGSYDAAYGGGYAPAWSLLEEAFALGVGRGQRVLFEAPLDGRTTTDAGYDGHEESDDDVLWPQLSPGSVQYGAAYAADAAGDLLVDGALWQRMVNQQFRLLSALDRWIERLESAHEDRAAAGIRAGEAVREQAERTLLASIGSGRRRNRGGEAAGVDATYAACAVVARAAGLTLAEPPRGQAVNERIEPVEQIAVASRIRTRPVRLAGDWWRRDAGPLVGFRAASGAPVALLWRRGGYEAVHPSGERGTRIDEDNAEDFEERAVMLYRPLPEGPSSPWRLMRFSMRASGADVRRLLLAGLVTVGLGSLVPIATGRVLGTYVPNAQTSLITQVSLAVVVASVVSAAFMLLQNLTVLRVEGRVESVLQPAVWDRLLRLPTRFFASRSTGELASAAMGISAIRRLLSGVGPVVVQSVTIGAMNLVLLLVYSVPLALAALGMLVLVAGVFLTLGLWELRWQRQLVELGNKLNNQAFQTLRGLPKLRVAGAESFAYGAWAQEFARSRELQRRAGRIKNVTTVLNAVYLPLCSLVMFMLLAGPARGTLSAAAFLTFNTAVTMLLTSVTQLTGALLSAAAVLPMYEQIKPVLEAEPEVQEAASQPGELSGALEARGLSFRYGDDGPLVLDDVSLAVRPGEFVAIVGESGCGKSTLLRLLIGFDAPTSGSVLYDGQDLSALDRAAVRRQCGVVLQNAQPLTGSILDCICGAEAFSQEEAWEAAAMAGLAEDIKRMPMGLHTMIAGGGAISGGQRQRLMIAQALIRRPKLLFFDEATSALDNETQRTVIDSTRSLRATRIVIAHRLSTVLDADRVIVMASGRVVQQGAPADLLADTTGRLHELVRRQMV from the coding sequence GTGACGTACACGCAGGACGGGTTCACCTCGCACGCGGCGTCCGACCAGGTGGTGGCGGCGTTCGGCGGGCTCGGCACGCCGGTGGACTGCGCGGGGGTGCGCAGCCTGCCGCTGGAGGGGCCGCAGGTGCTGTGGCTGGTGGCCGACGGGGCGCTCGACCTGTTCGCGGTGGACGCGCTCGCGCAGGGCCACTGGCACTTCCTGGGCCGCCTGGAGCCGGGCACGCTGCTCCTCGGCCCCGTCGAGGGCGCGCAGCACACGCTGGTGGGCCGCCCGGCGACGGGCTGCGTACTGCGCCGGATCCCGCTGCGGGAGCTGCCGTACACGCCGCCCGCGCACGACGGCTCGTACGACGCGGCGTACGGCGGCGGGTACGCGCCGGCGTGGAGTCTGCTGGAGGAGGCGTTCGCGCTCGGGGTGGGACGCGGGCAGCGGGTCCTCTTCGAGGCGCCGCTCGACGGGCGGACGACGACGGACGCCGGGTACGACGGGCACGAGGAGAGCGACGACGACGTGCTGTGGCCGCAGCTGTCGCCGGGCAGCGTGCAGTACGGGGCGGCGTACGCGGCGGACGCGGCCGGCGATCTGCTGGTGGACGGCGCGCTGTGGCAGCGGATGGTGAACCAGCAGTTCCGGCTCCTGTCGGCGCTCGACCGCTGGATCGAACGCCTGGAGAGCGCGCACGAGGACCGGGCCGCGGCCGGGATCCGGGCGGGCGAGGCGGTCCGCGAGCAGGCCGAGCGCACGCTCCTCGCGTCGATCGGCTCGGGCCGGCGGCGCAACCGGGGCGGTGAGGCGGCCGGTGTCGACGCGACGTACGCGGCGTGCGCGGTGGTGGCCCGGGCGGCCGGCCTCACGCTCGCCGAGCCGCCGCGCGGGCAGGCGGTCAACGAGCGGATCGAGCCCGTGGAACAGATCGCGGTGGCCTCCCGGATCCGGACCCGGCCGGTGCGGCTCGCCGGGGACTGGTGGCGCCGCGACGCTGGGCCGCTGGTCGGGTTCCGGGCGGCGTCCGGGGCGCCGGTCGCGCTGCTGTGGCGGCGCGGCGGCTACGAGGCGGTGCACCCTTCGGGCGAGCGCGGGACACGGATCGACGAGGACAACGCGGAGGACTTCGAGGAGCGGGCCGTCATGCTGTACCGGCCGCTGCCGGAGGGGCCGTCGAGCCCGTGGCGGCTGATGCGGTTCAGCATGCGGGCGAGCGGCGCGGACGTGCGCAGGCTGCTGCTCGCGGGCCTCGTCACGGTGGGGCTGGGCTCGCTGGTGCCGATCGCGACGGGCCGGGTGCTCGGCACGTACGTGCCGAACGCGCAGACGAGTCTGATCACGCAGGTGTCGCTCGCGGTCGTGGTGGCGAGTGTCGTGTCGGCGGCGTTCATGCTGCTCCAGAATCTGACGGTGCTGCGGGTCGAGGGCCGCGTCGAGAGCGTCCTCCAACCCGCGGTCTGGGACCGCCTGTTGCGGCTCCCGACCCGGTTCTTCGCCTCGCGTTCGACGGGTGAGCTGGCGAGCGCGGCGATGGGCATCAGCGCGATCCGGCGGCTCCTGTCCGGGGTCGGTCCCGTGGTCGTGCAGTCCGTGACGATCGGCGCGATGAACCTCGTGCTGCTGTTGGTGTACAGCGTGCCGCTGGCGCTCGCGGCGCTCGGCATGCTGGTCCTCGTCGCGGGCGTCTTCCTGACGCTGGGGCTGTGGGAGCTGCGCTGGCAGCGGCAGTTGGTCGAGCTCGGCAACAAGCTGAACAACCAGGCCTTCCAGACCCTGCGCGGGCTGCCGAAGCTGCGCGTCGCGGGGGCGGAGAGCTTCGCGTACGGGGCCTGGGCGCAGGAGTTCGCGCGCAGCCGGGAGCTGCAGCGGCGGGCGGGCCGGATCAAGAACGTGACGACCGTCCTCAACGCGGTCTATCTGCCGCTGTGTTCACTCGTGATGTTCATGCTGCTGGCCGGTCCCGCGCGGGGCACATTGTCGGCCGCCGCCTTCCTGACCTTCAACACGGCCGTGACGATGCTCCTCACGTCGGTGACGCAGCTGACGGGGGCGCTGCTCTCGGCGGCCGCCGTGCTGCCCATGTACGAGCAGATCAAGCCGGTGCTGGAGGCGGAGCCGGAGGTGCAGGAGGCGGCGTCGCAGCCCGGCGAACTGTCCGGCGCGCTGGAGGCCCGCGGCCTCTCCTTCCGGTACGGCGACGACGGGCCGCTCGTCCTGGACGACGTGTCGCTCGCGGTGCGCCCCGGCGAGTTCGTGGCGATCGTCGGCGAGAGCGGCTGCGGAAAGTCGACGCTGCTGCGCCTCCTGATCGGCTTCGACGCGCCGACCTCCGGCAGTGTCCTGTACGACGGCCAGGACCTCTCGGCGCTCGACCGGGCGGCGGTGCGCAGACAGTGCGGGGTGGTGCTGCAGAACGCGCAGCCGCTGACCGGTTCGATCCTCGACTGCATCTGCGGTGCGGAGGCCTTCTCGCAGGAGGAGGCATGGGAGGCGGCCGCGATGGCGGGCCTGGCCGAGGACATCAAGCGGATGCCGATGGGGCTGCACACGATGATCGCCGGGGGCGGCGCGATCTCCGGCGGCCAGCGCCAGCGCCTCATGATCGCGCAGGCGCTGATCCGGCGCCCCAAGCTCCTGTTCTTCGACGAGGCGACCAGCGCCCTCGACAACGAGACCCAGCGCACCGTCATCGACAGCACGCGCTCCCTCCGGGCGACCCGCATCGTGATCGCCCACCGCCTCTCCACGGTCCTGGACGCGGACCGGGTGATCGTGATGGCCTCGGGCCGCGTAGTCCAACAGGGCGCCCCGGCGGACCTTCTGGCCGACACGACCGGCCGCCTGCACGAGTTGGTGCGGCGCCAGATGGTCTGA
- a CDS encoding GntR family transcriptional regulator, translating into MAQAGSGEVGWLRDQVCEGIRDRIIAGHLRPGDRLLEREVAEEFGVSRIPVREAIRVLLSEGFLEAVSPRKIVVKQLSFQDVLDLFDLREALEVLAVRRATERAEKPQLDALRRLLEVARKATGTGRAARISRANTDFHHHIVEIAGNTMLAGTLQPLEGRMRWLFQQVDDPEAVWEEHRELYEAIAARDVERAAECALRHVRHYREEAIRLLFDPTPAPIEP; encoded by the coding sequence ATGGCACAGGCGGGGTCCGGCGAGGTCGGATGGCTGCGCGACCAGGTCTGCGAGGGAATCAGGGACCGGATCATCGCCGGGCACCTCCGGCCGGGCGACCGGCTCCTCGAACGGGAGGTCGCCGAGGAGTTCGGCGTCTCCCGCATTCCCGTGCGCGAGGCGATCCGCGTCCTGCTCAGCGAGGGCTTCCTGGAAGCCGTATCGCCGCGCAAGATCGTGGTGAAGCAGCTGTCCTTCCAGGACGTCCTCGACCTCTTCGACCTGCGCGAGGCCCTGGAGGTGCTGGCCGTGCGGCGCGCCACCGAACGTGCGGAGAAGCCCCAACTCGACGCGTTGCGACGCCTGTTGGAGGTGGCACGCAAAGCCACCGGCACCGGTCGGGCCGCGCGGATCTCCCGCGCCAACACCGACTTCCACCACCACATCGTGGAGATCGCGGGCAACACGATGCTCGCCGGCACGCTCCAGCCCCTGGAGGGCCGGATGCGCTGGCTCTTCCAGCAGGTCGACGACCCCGAGGCGGTGTGGGAGGAACACCGCGAGCTGTACGAGGCCATCGCCGCGCGGGATGTGGAGCGGGCCGCGGAGTGCGCGCTGCGGCATGTCCGCCACTACCGGGAGGAGGCCATCCGCCTTCTCTTCGACCCGACCCCGGCCCCGATCGAACCCTGA
- a CDS encoding MFS transporter produces MSSAKPASSPDAATEAPRATAKGSPSRTRWKVFVLLLGVVSLNYIDRGSVSVALPLITKDLHLTKEVTGFVLSAFFWTYALMQLPAGWLIDRFGPRKMAGGACVGWGIATGLTAGATGVGSLLAARLALGAVEAPVMPAGGKLNATWLAPKERGRGAVLMDGGAPLGSALGGIAISGLIAWTGSWRISFVVAGVVTVAVGFLALWFLRDTPREHRSVNDAEATYIEEAHAAEDAAAPCEDRPAKLRSYVRHRSFWGMCLGWMGFNGVFYGLLTWGPLYLSETKGFDIKSIGWSTLVIFGAGFVGELIGGWLSDTWRNRGGNTNTVLRTMMGTAGVAVMAGLLGVVLVPDALTAVLLLAGVLFFLRWAGLYWALPSTLGGRANAGVVGAAMNLSGNIAGIVTPIVVGFIVGGTGSYTWALLYFVGAGALFTVSSLVIDYSRRLVVR; encoded by the coding sequence ATGTCGTCAGCCAAGCCCGCGTCGTCCCCGGACGCGGCCACCGAGGCTCCCAGAGCCACCGCCAAGGGCTCTCCCAGCCGCACCCGCTGGAAGGTCTTCGTCCTTCTCCTGGGCGTCGTCTCGCTCAACTACATCGACCGCGGCTCCGTCTCCGTCGCGCTCCCCCTGATCACCAAGGACCTGCACCTCACCAAGGAGGTCACCGGCTTCGTGCTCAGCGCGTTCTTCTGGACGTACGCGCTGATGCAGCTCCCCGCGGGCTGGCTGATCGACCGGTTCGGGCCCCGCAAGATGGCCGGCGGCGCCTGCGTCGGCTGGGGCATCGCCACCGGCCTGACCGCCGGCGCGACGGGCGTCGGCTCGCTGCTGGCGGCCCGCCTCGCGCTCGGCGCCGTCGAGGCCCCGGTCATGCCGGCCGGCGGCAAGCTCAACGCGACGTGGCTGGCCCCCAAGGAGCGCGGCCGCGGCGCGGTCCTGATGGACGGCGGCGCCCCGCTCGGCTCCGCCCTCGGCGGTATCGCGATCTCCGGCCTCATCGCCTGGACCGGCAGCTGGCGGATCAGCTTCGTCGTGGCCGGTGTCGTCACGGTCGCCGTCGGCTTCCTCGCCCTGTGGTTCCTGCGTGACACCCCGCGCGAGCACCGTTCGGTCAACGACGCCGAGGCCACGTACATCGAGGAGGCGCACGCCGCGGAGGACGCGGCCGCCCCGTGCGAGGACCGCCCCGCCAAGCTCCGCTCCTACGTGCGTCACCGCTCCTTCTGGGGCATGTGCCTGGGCTGGATGGGCTTCAATGGCGTCTTCTACGGCCTGCTGACCTGGGGCCCGCTGTACCTCTCGGAGACCAAGGGCTTCGACATCAAGTCGATCGGCTGGTCCACCCTGGTCATCTTCGGCGCCGGCTTCGTCGGCGAGCTCATCGGCGGCTGGCTCTCCGACACCTGGCGCAACCGCGGCGGCAACACCAACACCGTGCTGCGCACCATGATGGGCACCGCGGGCGTGGCCGTCATGGCGGGCCTGCTCGGCGTGGTCCTCGTCCCGGACGCGCTCACCGCCGTCCTGCTGCTCGCCGGCGTCCTCTTCTTCCTGCGCTGGGCCGGCCTGTACTGGGCGCTGCCCTCCACGCTCGGCGGCCGCGCCAACGCCGGTGTCGTCGGCGCCGCCATGAACCTGTCCGGCAACATCGCCGGAATCGTCACGCCCATCGTGGTCGGCTTCATCGTCGGCGGCACCGGCTCCTACACCTGGGCGCTGCTCTACTTCGTCGGCGCGGGCGCCCTGTTCACCGTCTCGTCCCTGGTCATCGACTACTCGAGGAGGCTCGTCGTCCGATGA
- a CDS encoding maleate cis-trans isomerase family protein, with protein sequence MSDNRPTIGTRPLRVGMLTPSSNTCLEPVTYGLLRGAAGTVSAHFARVPVTRIALDSGSDAQFDPVPMLAAARQLADAKVDVLVWNGTSGSWLGVERDRKLAAALTEATGVPATTSTLSLLDACAAYGVTRLGLALPYTRDVADAIVAEYAREGLECVLAEPFGEDDNEAFARIPAADVARQVEAAATDGAQAVAVVCTNVHGAFEAERLEQALDIPVFDSVTATLWNALRLAGAAPSWSGFGTLLRDGALRAEVQSVLTGLLSATGADRTTFRVDLPAHGLHVDLTAGEALGEGVRSIRRDASLDQRRLNTVEWLEAERRALVQPHFRDAPNPPQALIDVYGVNAQMLSPVQTGGAMTGWISVHSMRERAWSAADQEALAAATAVLTERLS encoded by the coding sequence ATGAGCGACAACCGTCCGACGATCGGCACCCGTCCGCTGCGCGTGGGCATGCTCACGCCCTCGTCCAACACCTGCCTGGAGCCCGTGACGTACGGGCTGCTGCGGGGCGCGGCCGGCACGGTCAGCGCGCACTTCGCGCGGGTGCCGGTCACCCGGATCGCGCTCGACTCGGGCAGCGACGCCCAGTTCGACCCGGTCCCGATGCTGGCCGCCGCCCGGCAGCTCGCCGACGCCAAGGTCGACGTCCTGGTCTGGAACGGCACCTCCGGCTCCTGGCTCGGCGTCGAGCGCGACCGCAAGCTCGCCGCCGCGCTCACCGAGGCCACCGGCGTCCCCGCCACCACGTCGACGCTCTCCCTGCTCGACGCCTGCGCCGCGTACGGCGTGACCCGGCTCGGTCTGGCCCTGCCGTACACCCGTGACGTCGCCGACGCGATCGTCGCGGAGTACGCCCGGGAGGGCCTGGAGTGCGTGCTCGCCGAGCCCTTCGGCGAGGACGACAACGAGGCGTTCGCCCGGATCCCGGCCGCCGACGTGGCCCGCCAGGTCGAGGCCGCCGCGACGGACGGCGCCCAGGCCGTCGCCGTCGTCTGCACGAACGTGCACGGCGCGTTCGAGGCCGAGCGGCTCGAACAGGCCCTGGACATCCCGGTGTTCGACTCCGTGACGGCCACGCTGTGGAACGCGCTGCGACTCGCCGGTGCCGCCCCGTCGTGGTCCGGCTTCGGCACCCTGCTGCGCGACGGCGCCCTGCGCGCCGAGGTGCAGTCGGTGCTCACCGGTCTGCTGTCGGCGACCGGCGCGGACCGCACGACGTTCCGCGTGGACCTGCCCGCGCACGGTCTGCACGTGGACCTGACCGCGGGCGAGGCCCTGGGCGAGGGAGTGCGCTCGATCCGCCGCGACGCCTCCCTCGACCAGCGCCGCCTCAACACCGTCGAGTGGCTGGAGGCCGAGCGCCGCGCCTTGGTCCAGCCGCACTTCCGGGACGCCCCGAACCCTCCGCAGGCCCTCATCGACGTCTACGGCGTCAACGCCCAGATGCTGTCGCCGGTCCAGACGGGCGGCGCGATGACCGGCTGGATCTCCGTGCACAGCATGCGCGAGCGCGCGTGGTCCGCCGCGGACCAGGAGGCACTGGCCGCCGCGACGGCGGTCCTCACCGAGCGCCTCTCCTGA
- a CDS encoding polysaccharide deacetylase family protein codes for MAKDIQIALGVDVDAVAGWLGSYGGEDSPNDIQRGVFAGEIGTPRLLKLFERYGIRTSWFIPGHSIETFPEQTRMVVEAGHEVGAHGYSHENPIAMTPQQEEDVLAKSVELIEEFTGRKPKGYVAPWWEMSESTAALLHKYGFSYDHSQNYRDFTPFYARVGDSWTKIDYKAEAKDWMKPLVHGREVDLVEFCGNWYVDDLPPMMFNKHSHNSHGYVSPRALEQDWKDQFDWVHRELDYAVIPVTLHPDVSGRPQVLLMLERFIEYVSGHEGVSFVTLEDAADDFRRRFPFEGTERPADMR; via the coding sequence ATGGCCAAGGACATTCAGATCGCACTCGGCGTCGACGTCGACGCAGTGGCCGGCTGGCTCGGCTCCTACGGCGGCGAGGACTCGCCCAACGACATCCAGCGCGGCGTCTTCGCCGGTGAGATCGGCACCCCCCGCCTCCTCAAGCTGTTCGAGCGCTACGGCATCCGCACCTCGTGGTTCATCCCCGGCCACTCCATCGAGACCTTCCCCGAGCAGACCCGGATGGTCGTCGAGGCCGGTCACGAGGTCGGCGCGCACGGCTACTCGCACGAGAACCCGATCGCGATGACGCCGCAGCAGGAGGAGGACGTCCTCGCCAAGTCGGTCGAGCTCATCGAGGAGTTCACCGGCCGCAAGCCCAAGGGCTACGTCGCCCCCTGGTGGGAGATGTCCGAGTCGACGGCCGCGCTCCTGCACAAGTACGGCTTCAGCTACGACCACTCGCAGAACTACCGGGACTTCACCCCGTTCTACGCCCGGGTCGGCGACTCCTGGACGAAGATCGACTACAAGGCCGAGGCCAAGGACTGGATGAAGCCCCTCGTCCACGGCCGCGAGGTCGACCTCGTCGAGTTCTGCGGCAACTGGTACGTCGACGACCTGCCGCCCATGATGTTCAACAAGCACAGCCACAACAGCCACGGCTACGTGTCGCCGCGCGCCCTGGAGCAGGACTGGAAGGACCAGTTCGACTGGGTGCACCGCGAGCTCGACTACGCCGTCATCCCGGTCACGCTCCACCCTGACGTGTCCGGCCGCCCGCAGGTGCTCCTGATGCTGGAGCGTTTCATCGAGTACGTCTCCGGGCACGAGGGCGTCTCCTTCGTGACCCTGGAGGACGCGGCCGACGACTTCCGCCGCCGCTTCCCCTTCGAGGGCACCGAGCGCCCCGCCGACATGCGCTGA
- a CDS encoding cytosine permease: MASAEEYEHAPVPATARKSLLSVAAVWFGFPMNLGNAVFGGVIVYNLGLVQGLLAILAGNLVLFAYVGALSHYAGRTGKNFALQAADTFGTRGRIAAAGFLATVVIGWFSFQIGLTGSTLEDTLGWNPMWGAVAGCVVYTLLTVAGIRALAVVGMIATPLFVILAAVAIGYGTTHSSLGDAVTYQGAGSALGFGGAVAIVIAGFSDSGTMTADFTRWSKTGRSAVAATFFAFPLSNFLAYALGGVVVAIGGSADPAADGGGFLPLLTGHGPLLTAVAVLFVFVNLGSVASHCLYNGAVGWSALTPLRMRPLALGLGVLGLGFALAGVWGHFVEWLNLLGVFVPPIGAVLIADQLRRRGRAVSDVRAFRWNALGAWAAGAVVAALAHYLLPGSPDPLFGIAVAAGVYVLTDRRTRSPEPAPEADTEPAVIPTP, from the coding sequence ATGGCCAGCGCAGAAGAGTACGAACACGCACCCGTTCCCGCCACGGCACGCAAGAGCCTGCTGTCCGTGGCCGCCGTCTGGTTCGGCTTCCCCATGAACCTCGGCAACGCCGTCTTCGGCGGCGTCATCGTCTACAACCTCGGCCTCGTCCAGGGCCTCCTCGCCATCCTCGCCGGCAACCTCGTCCTGTTCGCCTACGTCGGCGCGCTCAGCCACTACGCGGGCCGCACCGGCAAGAACTTCGCCCTCCAGGCCGCCGACACCTTCGGCACCCGCGGCCGGATCGCCGCCGCGGGCTTCCTCGCCACCGTCGTCATCGGCTGGTTCAGCTTCCAGATCGGCCTCACCGGCTCCACCCTCGAGGACACGCTCGGCTGGAACCCGATGTGGGGCGCCGTCGCCGGCTGTGTCGTCTACACCCTGCTCACCGTCGCCGGCATCCGCGCCCTCGCCGTCGTCGGCATGATCGCGACGCCGCTCTTCGTGATCCTTGCCGCGGTCGCCATCGGCTACGGCACCACGCACTCCTCGCTCGGCGACGCCGTCACCTACCAGGGTGCGGGCAGCGCGCTCGGTTTCGGCGGGGCCGTCGCCATCGTCATCGCCGGGTTCTCCGACTCCGGCACCATGACCGCGGACTTCACCCGCTGGTCGAAGACCGGGCGCAGCGCCGTCGCCGCCACGTTCTTCGCCTTCCCGCTCTCCAACTTCCTCGCCTACGCGCTCGGCGGCGTCGTCGTCGCGATCGGCGGGTCCGCCGACCCGGCCGCCGACGGGGGAGGCTTCCTGCCGCTGCTGACCGGGCACGGTCCGCTGCTCACCGCCGTCGCCGTGCTGTTCGTCTTCGTCAACCTCGGCTCCGTCGCCTCGCACTGCCTCTACAACGGGGCCGTCGGCTGGTCGGCGCTCACCCCTCTGCGGATGCGGCCGCTCGCGCTCGGGCTCGGTGTCCTCGGTCTCGGGTTCGCGCTGGCCGGGGTGTGGGGGCACTTCGTGGAGTGGCTCAACCTCCTCGGCGTCTTCGTCCCGCCGATCGGCGCGGTCCTCATCGCGGACCAGCTCCGCCGGCGGGGACGGGCCGTCTCCGACGTGCGGGCGTTCAGGTGGAACGCGCTGGGGGCGTGGGCGGCGGGCGCCGTTGTGGCGGCCTTGGCCCACTACCTCCTGCCGGGTTCCCCGGACCCTCTCTTCGGTATCGCTGTCGCGGCGGGCGTGTACGTCCTGACGGACCGTCGGACCCGTTCTCCGGAACCGGCACCTGAGGCGGACACGGAGCCCGCCGTGATCCCAACCCCCTGA